A stretch of Lathyrus oleraceus cultivar Zhongwan6 chromosome 6, CAAS_Psat_ZW6_1.0, whole genome shotgun sequence DNA encodes these proteins:
- the LOC127098347 gene encoding uncharacterized protein LOC127098347, whose product MSNILACYQLLELNVISAQDLAEVCRSMRTYAVAWMDPDRKLSTRVDSHGGTNPAWNDKFVFRVDEDFLYDENSTITIDIYAIHWFKDIHVGTALVLSDDIVPPSRPSHSNNYKPPGMRFVGLQVQRPSGRPKGILNVGVAVLDSSMRSMPLYTHNNTPTVGYHNDHHNQQNHEAMPEIRRTKSDTSSMMGAEVMEHEKRLKAKRGKSGSQVTPSEVSSISKKKAMSTLSGSDVKPKKTSKKGKPGKTPRIYPKEFNETPKVSYEYQVKPSPKPQFQNSPARGYNKGGVRATPLHSFAVNNAMANAMEYSTPYRTNKGHHRPIITDSELGPSASEVAAMVARQPVMDEGENSTIGGWSLDESVEELKPKIERWRTDLAPVYDGGEMSSRPSSSRMKGKHSRRRTDGDGGGNGLFSCFSVICGVECSIVCGGDKKKNRLRRNQSVEDGASFV is encoded by the coding sequence ATGTCAAATATTTTGGCATGTTACCAACTCCTAGAACTCAATGTCATATCAGCACAAGATTTAGCCGAGGTGTGTCGCTCCATGCGAACTTACGCGGTTGCATGGATGGACCCTGACCGCAAGCTTTCCACTCGGGTTGATTCTCACGGCGGTACCAACCCGGCGTGGAATGATAAGTTTGTCTTTCGGGTTGACGAAGACTTTTTATACGATGAAAACTCAACGATAACAATTGACATCTATGCCATTCATTGGTTCAAAGACATCCATGTAGGTACAGCCCTTGTCCTCTCTGATGACATTGTCCCACCATCACGACCTTCCCATAGCAATAACTATAAACCTCCTGGCATGCGGTTCGTGGGGCTCCAGGTCCAACGACCCTCCGGCCGCCCGAAAGGTATTCTAAACGTTGGCGTGGCAGTCCTCGATAGCTCTATGCGAAGCATGCCTCTTTACACACACAATAACACCCCGACCGTTGGATATCATAATGATCATCACAATCAGCAAAACCATGAAGCCATGCCAGAGATTCGACGCACGAAGAGTGACACGAGCTCAATGATGGGCGCAGAAGTTATGGAGCATGAGAAACGACTGAAGGCTAAAAGGGGAAAATCAGGTTCCCAAGTTACCCCTTCAGAAGTTAGCTCAATCAGCAAGAAAAAAGCCATGTCTACATTGAGCGGCTCAGACGTGAAGCCTAAGAAAACCTCAAAGAAGGGTAAACCCGGCAAAACACCAAGAATTTATCCAAAAGAATTCAATGAAACACCTAAAGTTAGTTATGAATACCAAGTTAAACCCTCGCCGAAGCCACAATTTCAGAACTCTCCGGCAAGGGGTTATAATAAAGGTGGCGTACGAGCCACGCCACTACATTCATTCGCCGTTAATAATGCAATGGCTAATGCAATGGAGTATAGTACTCCATACAGAACAAACAAAGGTCACCATCGTCCTATAATAACCGACTCTGAGTTAGGCCCGTCAGCATCAGAAGTTGCCGCGATGGTGGCGAGGCAGCCTGTGATGGACGAAGGAGAGAACTCTACAATAGGAGGATGGAGCTTGGACGAGAGTGTCGAAGAATTGAAACCTAAAATTGAGAGGTGGCGGACTGATTTGGCACCGGTGTATGATGGTGGAGAGATGTCAAGCAGGCCATCATCTAGCAGGATGAAAGGGAAGCATTCACGTAGGCGTACGGATGGTGACGGTGGTGGAAATGGTTTGTTCTCTTGCTTTAGTGTTATTTGTGGTGTTGAATGCTCCATTGTCTGCGGCGGCGACAAGAAGAAAAATAGGCTTCGCCGGAATCAATCGGTGGAGGATGGTGCAAGCTTTGTATGA